ATCCCCCATAGTATTGCCAGTAAATTGCCATTGTTATCATAAAATGGCGCGGTTGAGATTACTGCGATCTTGTCTGAAAAGGGTTCAGGAGCGTTGACAAGGAGAGAAAGTTGCTCTTCAGAAAAATCGTCGTAATAAGGGAAATCTGATAAAACCGCCCCTTCTACTTCAGATCGTGAAGCAATTAATACCTCACCTTCTAGCGAAACGACTAAAAATTGGTTGAAAAGTTGTTGCTGCTGGTTGACATAGGCCAGGCTGCCTAAAATCGTAGCGCGTGCAGCGGAATACTCGGCTTGAGTCAGATCCTCAGCCTTGTTGAGTGTTTGGATGGCATTGGTCACAGCAATCTGTAAAGGGAAACTCGTCAGACCGTGCTCCCGGTCTGTAATCCAAATATCAAGTTGTTCTGTTTGATGTTGTTCAGCGCTCTGCAGGGTAGTTTCAATTTGCGAAGTGACAGTATTGCGTGCTTGCAGATAGGCTGCCCATCCGAGTATTAATAAAGGAAGTACGGATAAGGGCAACAAAATCCAGAGCATTGTGCGCGCTAACTTCCCGCGAAATTGACGCTGTACTGCAGGAATAGCTTGTGACATGCCGAACTCCTCTATTTGACATTGCTAACAAAATGCTAATACGGTTGAATAAACTCTCGGCTTGGTCAGTTTCCAAGAAGATATGACCAGAATAGAGTATGGGGATTGTGCACCCGCACACCCTTTTTCTTAGTTGTTACAGCAATCCCACCTTAAATATCTGTTACCTGTAATTATAGGATGTGGATACCTCGCGAAAATTATTCATACTCCCAAACAGGATCTCCTGTCAGAATGCGGCGAATTTGTTCCGGGAATCGATCTGGATCAAGCGGTTTACCAATGAAGCCATCAAAATTTGATTTGCGGGCTTTATTCATTTGTTTGACACTGGCTTCTGCGGTAACGGCAATTACCGGAGTATTTCTTAAACTGGCAGATGCTTTGATTTTTTTGAGCGCGCTATAGCCATCTTCGTACGGCAATCGAATATCCAATAGAATTAGATCCAGGCGCGGTAGCGTATCTGCATATTCTACAACTTCATACCCCGATGTTTTCCATTCACAGTGGATGCCCATATACCCTAACATGCGGGCAATGAGCACAAAATTTGAGACATTATCCTCAACAACCAGCACTGTAGCACCTTTGGGAATTGCTTTCGTGCTGAGAGCTGCATCAAGTTGTTCTGGTGTCGAAGAAGTATTATTCTGATTCATTATTATGCCTCTCGCAAATAGCGGGCGATTTGTTCAGGGAGCATATCAACATCAATAGGCTTTTGAATATAACCATCACAGCCAGCTTCAATTGTGCGTTCTCGATCGCCTTTCATGACATTTGCTGTTAGCGCGATGATGGGTACATTTTTGATGGAGGGCATTTGTTTAAGTTTCCTGGTGAGCGTATAACCATCAATATCGGGCATATTAATATCCATTAGGATTAAATCAGGCGTATTTGCAGCGATACGCTCAAAAGCATTTTGGGCATTTTCAGCTTCAATAACTGCATAACCCGAAGCTTCTAAAACACGCCGAACCAGCAAACGGTTAGCAATATTATCTTCTACGTAAAGAATACAAGGGTCTTGTGACATGGGGTGTAGTTTTGGTTTTTTTTGCCACTTGAAACAGGCA
The sequence above is drawn from the Chloroflexota bacterium genome and encodes:
- a CDS encoding response regulator, yielding MNQNNTSSTPEQLDAALSTKAIPKGATVLVVEDNVSNFVLIARMLGYMGIHCEWKTSGYEVVEYADTLPRLDLILLDIRLPYEDGYSALKKIKASASLRNTPVIAVTAEASVKQMNKARKSNFDGFIGKPLDPDRFPEQIRRILTGDPVWEYE
- a CDS encoding response regulator, with translation MSQDPCILYVEDNIANRLLVRRVLEASGYAVIEAENAQNAFERIAANTPDLILMDINMPDIDGYTLTRKLKQMPSIKNVPIIALTANVMKGDRERTIEAGCDGYIQKPIDVDMLPEQIARYLREA